A genomic window from Desulfovibrio legallii includes:
- the coaD gene encoding pantetheine-phosphate adenylyltransferase: MKTALYPGTFDPLTNGHLSLIRRGCEVFDQIIVAVADNTPKKPLFSHEERVAMAREALLDVPNVTVEPFSGLTVEYAAQRGACALLRGLRAVSDFEYEFQLALMNRRLQRHIQTIFLMTDYQWLFISSTIVKAAASHGADIKGLVPENVRLALMEKYRKGEVRQGTPCLAPPHGGFRVL, translated from the coding sequence CGACCCTCTGACCAACGGGCATCTGAGCCTTATCCGTCGGGGCTGCGAAGTGTTTGATCAGATTATTGTAGCCGTAGCCGACAATACGCCCAAAAAGCCTCTGTTCAGTCACGAAGAACGGGTGGCCATGGCCCGCGAAGCCCTCCTGGACGTGCCCAACGTAACGGTGGAGCCGTTCTCCGGCCTGACGGTGGAATACGCCGCCCAACGCGGGGCCTGCGCCCTGCTGCGCGGGTTGCGCGCCGTTTCTGACTTTGAATACGAGTTCCAGCTGGCGCTTATGAACCGCCGCCTGCAGCGCCACATTCAGACCATCTTCCTCATGACCGACTACCAGTGGCTGTTCATCAGCTCCACCATTGTCAAGGCGGCCGCCAGCCACGGCGCGGACATCAAGGGGCTGGTGCCGGAAAACGTCCGCCTGGCCCTCATGGAAAAATACCGCAAGGGCGAAGTGCGCCAGGGCACGCCCTGCCTGGCCCCGCCCCACGGCGGCTTCCGCGTGCTCTGA
- the miaA gene encoding tRNA (adenosine(37)-N6)-dimethylallyltransferase MiaA has translation MPPGAPDSAPLPVICLAGPTGSGKTAAALALAAALDGEVINADSRQVYADFPCITAQPTATEQAQCPHYLYGFLPTTQKISAGRWAAAASRTVAQILARGRAPLLVGGTGLYFQALLRGMARIPQVDPALTAGLEARLAEEGAPALHAALAKLDPAYAARIHPNDRQRIVRALEVCQATGRPFSWWHAHAMEAPLCAGPLLVLDAPLDWLEPRLARRLDAMLAAGALDEARAALARCADPQAPGWTGIGCAEALAHLQGRLTLAQCRERWLHNTRAYAKRQRTWFRARAEAVPLPPDDVGAVVAAARRCWEKSHNCTRP, from the coding sequence ATGCCCCCCGGCGCTCCTGATTCCGCCCCCCTGCCGGTCATCTGCCTGGCCGGGCCTACGGGTTCGGGCAAAACCGCCGCGGCCCTGGCCCTGGCTGCGGCCCTTGACGGCGAGGTGATCAACGCCGACTCGCGTCAGGTCTATGCCGATTTCCCCTGCATCACGGCCCAGCCCACAGCTACGGAACAGGCCCAGTGCCCCCACTATCTTTACGGTTTTCTGCCCACGACGCAAAAAATCAGCGCCGGGCGCTGGGCCGCGGCCGCTTCCCGCACGGTGGCCCAAATCCTGGCCCGCGGACGCGCCCCGCTGCTGGTGGGCGGCACAGGGCTTTACTTTCAGGCCCTGCTGCGCGGCATGGCCCGCATCCCGCAGGTGGACCCAGCCCTCACGGCTGGCCTGGAAGCCCGCCTGGCGGAGGAAGGCGCGCCGGCCCTGCACGCGGCCCTGGCAAAGCTGGACCCGGCCTACGCCGCCCGCATCCACCCCAATGACCGTCAACGCATTGTGCGCGCGCTGGAAGTGTGCCAGGCCACGGGCCGCCCCTTCAGCTGGTGGCACGCCCACGCCATGGAGGCCCCCCTCTGCGCGGGGCCCTTGCTTGTGCTGGACGCCCCCCTGGACTGGCTGGAACCGCGCCTGGCCCGACGGCTGGACGCCATGCTGGCGGCGGGCGCGCTGGATGAGGCCCGCGCCGCCCTGGCGCGTTGCGCCGATCCCCAGGCCCCCGGCTGGACGGGCATCGGCTGCGCCGAGGCTCTGGCCCACCTGCAAGGAAGGCTGACCCTGGCCCAGTGCCGGGAACGCTGGCTGCACAACACGCGGGCCTACGCCAAACGCCAGCGCACCTGGTTCCGCGCCCGCGCCGAGGCTGTGCCCCTGCCGCCGGACGACGTCGGGGCTGTGGTCGCCGCGGCAAGGCGCTGTTGGGAAAAATCACACAATTGCACCCGCCCTTGA
- a CDS encoding nine-heme cytochrome c, giving the protein MRNGTTLLLLAAMALAGAACLSATGAGSALAASLEPTDSGAPSAKVMFPVSEKPNPKGSAMKPVVFNHLIHEKKIENCETCHHTGDPVACTTCHTVEGKAEGNFITLDRAMHATNIAKRAKGNTPVSCVSCHEQQTKERRECAGCHKIVTPTRSQAWCATCHNVTPSMTPADLQQGIADKLPPERNEELAAETVLSHKPAKLLAPTEAPYKVRIDAIAETYEPAVFSHRRHLTSLMERIKDDKLAQAFHNQPETLCSTCHHRSPLSATPPKCASCHAKDIDKAHPQRPNLKAAYHLQCMGCHQGMNVGRPRNTDCTTCHKARP; this is encoded by the coding sequence ATGAGGAACGGCACAACACTGCTACTGCTGGCGGCCATGGCCCTGGCGGGCGCGGCGTGTCTGTCGGCTACGGGGGCTGGTTCGGCTTTGGCCGCGTCCCTGGAGCCCACCGACAGCGGCGCGCCTTCGGCCAAAGTCATGTTCCCGGTCAGCGAGAAGCCCAATCCCAAGGGCTCGGCCATGAAGCCCGTGGTCTTCAATCACCTTATCCATGAGAAAAAGATTGAAAACTGCGAAACCTGCCACCACACGGGCGACCCTGTCGCCTGTACCACCTGCCATACGGTGGAAGGCAAGGCCGAAGGCAATTTCATCACGCTTGACCGCGCCATGCACGCCACCAATATTGCCAAGCGCGCCAAGGGCAATACGCCCGTCAGCTGCGTGAGCTGCCACGAGCAGCAGACCAAGGAACGGCGCGAGTGCGCGGGCTGCCACAAAATCGTGACCCCCACCCGTAGTCAGGCCTGGTGCGCCACCTGCCACAACGTGACGCCTTCCATGACGCCCGCGGACCTGCAGCAGGGCATTGCCGACAAGCTGCCGCCCGAACGCAACGAGGAACTGGCCGCGGAGACTGTGCTCTCCCACAAGCCCGCCAAGCTCCTTGCCCCCACGGAAGCTCCCTATAAGGTGCGCATCGACGCCATCGCCGAGACCTACGAACCCGCCGTGTTCTCCCACCGTCGCCACCTGACTTCGCTGATGGAGCGCATCAAGGACGACAAGCTGGCCCAGGCCTTCCACAACCAGCCGGAGACTCTCTGCTCCACCTGCCACCACAGAAGCCCGCTTTCGGCCACGCCGCCCAAGTGCGCCAGCTGCCACGCCAAGGATATCGACAAGGCCCACCCGCAGCGTCCCAACCTCAAGGCCGCCTACCACCTCCAGTGCATGGGCTGCCACCAGGGCATGAACGTGGGACGCCCGAGAAACACCGACTGCACCACCTGCCATAAGGCGCGCCCGTAG